A stretch of Lathyrus oleraceus cultivar Zhongwan6 chromosome 6, CAAS_Psat_ZW6_1.0, whole genome shotgun sequence DNA encodes these proteins:
- the LOC127094757 gene encoding secreted RxLR effector protein 161-like — MGKINYFLGLQIKQLKDGIFINQSNYCKELLKFFDMDNCKENAIPMGLGSYVDIDESGIPVDITKYRGMIGSLLYLMVSRPDIIFSVCICARFQVNPKESHFIVVKRIMKYLKGTTNVGLWYPKGSICNLVGYSNSGYVGSKIDRKSTSGTCHILGNALVSWACKKQASVALSTAEAEYIAAGSYYAQILWIK; from the coding sequence atGGGTAAGATAAACTACTTTCTTGGACTCCAAATCAAGCAATTAAAGGATGGaatcttcatcaaccaatccaatTATTGCAAAgaattgttgaaattttttgataTGGATAATTGCAAAGAAAATGCTATTCCAATGGGTTTAGGATCATATGTTGACATTGATGAATCTGGTATTCCAGTTGATATCACTAAATATCGAGGAATGAttggttctttattatatttgatGGTAAGTCGTCCTGACATAATATTTAGTGTTTGTATATGTGCTCGCTTTCAAGTAAATCCAAAGGAATCGCATTTCATCGTCGTTAAAAggatcatgaagtatctcaaagggACAACAAATGTTGGActatggtatcctaaaggtagtatTTGCAATTTAGTTGGTTATTCTAACTCTGGTTATGTAGGAAGTAAAATTGATAGAAAGAGCACTAGTGGTACATGTCACATTCTTGGAAATGCATTAGTATCATGGGCTTGCAAGAAACAAGCAAGTGTTGCTCTTAGCACGGCCGAAGCGGAATACATAGCAGCAGGTAGCTATTATGCACAAATACTTTGGATTAAGTAA